Proteins encoded by one window of Sebaldella sp. S0638:
- a CDS encoding histidine phosphatase family protein, with the protein MCKEEQLNIYFVRHGETLWNKEERIQGELDSPLTIKGIEDIQKLAGNLSGVEFDEVYSSELGRAYETASILSDGRHRIKRLKEFNEKNFGDWQGMEIKEIYRKYPMQAEFYFNDIKNYNNKEINAESLEHALRRFVLGVRKIVKSLRTGNVLVVSHGTILKLFFNYIDNKDVNELNEKDLMENTSFRVLKYCEGNLML; encoded by the coding sequence ATGTGTAAAGAAGAACAGCTGAATATATACTTTGTAAGGCATGGGGAGACTCTTTGGAATAAAGAGGAAAGAATTCAGGGCGAACTGGATTCACCGCTTACAATAAAGGGGATAGAAGATATACAAAAACTTGCCGGGAACCTCAGCGGCGTGGAGTTTGACGAGGTATACAGCAGTGAACTCGGCAGAGCTTATGAAACTGCTTCGATATTAAGCGATGGCAGACATAGAATAAAACGCCTGAAAGAGTTTAATGAAAAAAATTTCGGAGACTGGCAGGGAATGGAAATAAAGGAAATCTACAGAAAATATCCTATGCAGGCAGAATTTTACTTTAATGATATAAAAAACTATAATAATAAAGAGATAAATGCAGAAAGTCTGGAGCATGCACTGAGAAGATTTGTTCTGGGTGTAAGAAAAATAGTAAAGTCTCTAAGAACTGGAAATGTACTGGTAGTATCGCATGGGACAATCCTGAAACTTTTCTTTAATTATATTGATAATAAAGATGTAAATGAACTGAATGAAAAAGATCTTATGGAAAATACAAGTTTCAGAGTGCTGAAATATTGTGAGGGAAATTTGATGCTTTGA
- the hemB gene encoding porphobilinogen synthase, whose amino-acid sequence MFKRHRRLRINKNMRNLVKDVYLDIDDLVYPLFIEEGADIKSEIPSMPGIYRYSIDRLKEELDEVQALGIKALLLFGIPKHKDDRAGEAYNDHGIVQEALRYIKKDYPDFLVITDVCNCEYTDHGHCGILDENGYVLNDVTLELLAKTAVSHAKAGADIIAPSDMMDGRIEKIREELDKNGFENTPVMSYAVKFSSAFYGPFRDAADSAPKFGDRKSYQMDYRAEFDVLSEAFEDIKQGADMIIVKPALAYLDLIAKIKQEYNIPIVAYSVSGEYSMVKAAAQNGWIDEKAVVMEKIYAMKRAGASIIITYYAKNIAEWLREERK is encoded by the coding sequence ATGTTTAAAAGACACAGAAGACTTAGAATAAATAAAAATATGAGAAATCTTGTGAAAGATGTATATCTGGACATTGATGATCTTGTATATCCATTATTTATAGAAGAAGGGGCAGATATAAAAAGTGAGATTCCTTCTATGCCCGGAATATACAGATATTCTATAGACAGGCTGAAAGAGGAGCTGGATGAAGTACAGGCATTGGGAATAAAAGCACTGCTTCTTTTTGGAATTCCGAAACATAAAGACGACAGAGCCGGTGAGGCATATAATGATCACGGAATAGTACAGGAAGCTTTGAGATATATAAAAAAGGATTATCCTGATTTTCTTGTAATAACAGATGTGTGTAACTGTGAGTACACAGATCACGGGCATTGCGGAATACTTGACGAAAACGGATATGTATTAAATGATGTGACATTGGAACTTTTAGCTAAAACAGCAGTTTCTCATGCTAAGGCCGGGGCTGACATTATAGCACCTTCGGATATGATGGACGGGAGAATCGAAAAAATAAGAGAAGAGCTGGATAAAAATGGTTTTGAAAATACACCGGTTATGTCTTATGCAGTGAAATTTTCATCGGCTTTTTACGGACCGTTCAGGGATGCGGCAGATTCTGCTCCAAAGTTTGGGGACAGAAAATCTTATCAGATGGATTACAGGGCAGAATTTGATGTGTTAAGCGAAGCTTTTGAGGATATAAAGCAGGGAGCGGATATGATAATAGTAAAACCTGCTCTTGCCTACCTTGATTTAATTGCAAAAATAAAGCAGGAATATAATATACCAATAGTGGCGTACAGTGTAAGCGGAGAATATTCAATGGTAAAAGCTGCGGCGCAAAATGGCTGGATAGACGAAAAAGCTGTAGTTATGGAAAAAATCTATGCTATGAAAAGAGCCGGAGCAAGTATTATAATTACATATTATGCAAAAAATATAGCGGAATGGCTCAGAGAGGAAAGAAAATGA